The genomic stretch ACCCTCAACGACCTCGTCTCCGTCATCGAGTACGCCTTCTACCTACGCCCCCACGTCACGGACGCGCTCTACTCATCAGCACGCACCCAGACCCAGCGTGATGTCATCACGGCGTACCTGGCCTTCGTCCGGGCCAGACTCGCCGAACGCGAACCCCACGTCACTGACGACCTCGTTCGCGCACGCATCGCCGAGCTGAAAGTCAGTGGATGAGTTCCCTCGCTGGCGGAGTGAACTACAACTTCCGCATCCCAGGCCACGAGCACGACCTCGTCGTCGCCGGGGGCGAGGGAGCATGGATCACCACCACCAGCGGACTCCGGATGCTCGACTTCTTCTCCGCATTCGGGGCGCGAGCGTTTCCCCATGGCTGCCGTCCGTACGAGGTGGCCGTCGCAACCGGTGCCCGTGTCATGTCAGGTTCCCTGCCGTCGGCAGCGATCGAACACGCCGCGGCAACGCTCATCCGCCTCTTCCCCCACCACTCCACGGTCCGCTTCTGCACAAGCGGAACCGAAGCAGTCCAACTCGCCATCAGACTTGCTCGCGCCGCAACCGGCCGAACCCGGATCATGCGCTTTAACGAGCACTACCACGGCCACTTGGACGCCCTTCTCGGCGGCACATACTCGCCAAGTACCTATCCGGACCCCGCTGTCCTCCCAGACGACCCTCGGGCCACCGAGGGCTCGCCACCCGAGCAGGTGACGACACAGAACTACCTTGCCCGATGGAACAACATCGATGACGTTGACTCATTCTTCCGTGCCTACGGAGACAGCGTCGCGGCGGTCCTGTTGGAGCCTTATCCGATCAACGCTGGTGCGGTGGCGCCAGCGCCGGGATTCCTTGAAAGGATCCGCCAGCACTGCAATCGCCACAACGCCGTTCTGATCTTCGACGAGATCATCACTGGAATCCGGGCCGGATTCGGGGGTTGGCAAGCGACCAGCTCGGTAAGGCCAGACATCACCCTGCTCGGCAAAATGCTTGGTGGTGGAGCGGTGCCGGTGAGCGCGGTCTTGACCTCTGATGCCATCTTCCGACTCTGCGCGGACCACCGCGTGGTGCATGGCGGCACCCTCAATGGCTCACCACTCGCGGCTGCGGCGATTACCCGCACCATCGAACTTCTACAGGCCCCTGGGGCCCTGTCCATGGACTCCCTGCACCGTGCAGGCAAAGACTTGCTGACCTCAATCCACAACCACATCCAACGCGAAGATCTGAAGGTCATCGTCACCGGTTTGCCGGCCGCATTCTGGATCAAGCCGATCGGACGACCAATCAGCGCCCGCACTGCCCTGCTGCGACGGCATCTCCTGGCAGCCGGCGTGTTACCCGCGGCTCCGACACGGATTTACACCACGGCGGGGATGACAGAGAACGACATAGCCGAAGGGGCTCAACGCATCCTTACGGCCCTCAGGGCCTTCTCCCAGAACCCCTACGCGGAAACGTCTGGAGGCACCCGTGCACGTACCTGAAGAACTCTGGCCCTTGCGCCATGAAGCACTCAACTCCATCGACGGACTCGCCCTGATCCATCACCTCGCGGCACAGGCGTGCGCGCGACAACTTCCTGGCGACATGGTGGAGTGCGGTGTTTACAATGGCGGATCCGCTACGGCGATCGCCCTCGCAATCAGGGGCCATGAACGAAGGCTCTGGCTCTATGACTCTTTCCAAGGTCTCCCTCATCCCACGCCTCGCGACGGCGTCGAAGCAACTCGATTCGCTGGCCAGCTGGTCGGCGAGCCAGACCGGGTCCGAAACCGACTCGCAGAGGCAGGGCTAGCATCTGACAACATCGTGATCCGCGAAGGATGGTTTGCCGACACCTTCACCCAGCCGAAACCCAACGCAGTAGCCCTTCTTCATATCGACGCTGACTTCTACGAAGGAGTGCAAGCAGCCTTACACTGCTTCTATGATTCGGTAGTAGATGGCGGCGTCGTCGTGCTGGACGATTTCGCATGGTGGGAAGGGGCGCGCCGAGCCTTCTACGACTTTTGCGTCGAGCATGACATCGCGCCAATCACACATAGGCACGGAGTTGCCGGTGCCCTCTACTGGTTCAAGGGTGAATCGTACGTGCGATCACATGAAACCCGACACGTCAGGCGAGACTCATCAAGCCAACCAGGGCCTGCCGACTGAGCTGCTCTGAACCTCGGCACTCGACGCCGATGAAGCCAGTGAACTCTGCAGCCTTCAGCGCAGCAGTCACCTCTGCGAACCGAATTGACCCGCTTCCGGGGATTCCTCGGCCTGGAAAGTCTGCTACCTGAATATGTCGGATCATTTCTCCGAATTTGCGAATTATGCTGGCCGGGTCGAGTCCCATGCACGCTAGATGGTAGACGTCGCACAGATATCCGATTTCGGCGCCCGATGCGCCCCTCACTCGTTGCACCAACGCCGCCACGGCGTCGGGTGTCACGAGGGGGTAGGTGGGACATTCAACGCTGTTGAGACTCTCCACCACCACGAACGCGCCGATATCTGCTGCTGCGCGAGCCGCCGCTGCCAGGTGCCGGAGGGCCAATTCGTCAGAAGCACCTTCCGTCTTGTCCATGTTCCGATTTCCGTACAAAGCATTCAGAGTGCGGCACCCGGTCTGCTCAGCCAGTCGAATCGCCGCACTCAGGTTTGCGTAGAAGTGCTCCGTTGACCGCGGGTGCGACAATATCCCCCGATCGCCTGCGCCGAGGTTGCCACCGTACAGATTCAATAATGCCAACTTCACGCCAGCGGAACGTATCGCGGAAGCAAGCGCTGCGATGTCATCGCGAGGCGGGTCCGGACAACTGAACGGCCACCAGATCTCGATTGCCTCAAACCCTGCAGCGGCAGCCGCGCGAGGCCGTTCTAGAAGCGGTACGTCGTTGTAGGATAGACTCACATTGAGACTCAGTCGCATTCGGACCTCAACGTTGTCTGGCCGGTTGGTTCCCCTAGCCAGTATTGCCGCGTTACCTTGATCTGACAAGTGCGGCGCAACTGATAAATCCTAGGTGGCAGGTGCCGCGAGGTCCATACAACCTCCGAAGGAGGCGACCGCAGTTCGAGGGCCCGAATCGTAGCAGTGGACGGTGTCACCGTTTATTACCGCCGACGTTTGCCGTTGGCCTGCTGGCAGAGTCCGGCACTGGACACTGCCCTACTGAAGCAGCGTCACTGCGGTACGTAGGACTGCCCTCGTCCGATCGCCAGTGACATCATTCTGCGCCCTGGCGGCTACGTCTGGAACACCAAGACGTATAAGTTCTGTGCTGGTCTTGTGCCAAGCAGGAGGGCCGAAAGACCAGCGGGACACGAGCCCACAGTTCGTCAGGTCGTGGCTACACGAGGCCACCGCCGACGCGTGGGCGCTCCTCGGCCGACATCAGCCTGGCCTCATCGCTTTGACTCGGGCGGAGTTGGTCTTCGACGGCGTCGCACGTTGCGGCGCCTACTCTCGGTGCGCAGCGACGGAGCGTCCAGCCGGAAGCCGGAAAGGCGAACGTTCGAAATGAGACAGAACGCAGTTTCGTTTGGACCAAGCACTATGACAGAGTCAGCTCGAAGACCGCCCTGTCCTTTCCTGGACCTTTAAAGCCACGAACAATCGATACGCCATTGACGGCATAGTCACCCGGGGAATTCACAAAGCCCATTGATGTCCAGGCACCAGAGGCCGCCGCGTTCCCGGGCTCCGACGTCAGGTAGATCCGCTTACAGCCCCATCGCTCAGCGCGTGCACGAACACTTCCCACCAGTGCGGCTGCAACGCCTTCGCGACGATAATCTGGATGCACCATTACATCCTGGATGTAAATCTCACTCGGATCCTCCTGGCTGCGCATGGCGATCACGGCGCCCACGACAAATCCATCGACAATCGCCACCGGACATGTCGATGCAAACAGTCGGGCATACAGCCAGTAGTCAGACGCCGTTCGCGCCTTCACATAGGGAGCACCTTGATCCATCAAGGCCAGCACCGAATTCACCAGGTCCCGACTAAGGCCGGTTATGCGCATTTTGCCTTTTCCGCTTCGGTCGTATGTTTGCGACAAGTTGCGCGGCGGCCCGCCTGGGTCTGACCGCATCGGTGATGCTACGTCCGACGATCAGGATGTCCCAGTCTGGAATACCGAGGACGGGCAGGTGGCGCTGAAGCCGCCGGAGACCGCGACCAGGAGCCGGGACCAGCTACGAACGGCGCGCGCTCGGGCGAGTGGGTGGCCGGCACCGAAGCTGACGTCGATATTCGAGGTCTTGGTGAATCCGTCAACGCCTGCTTGTTCCATGTCCTGCACCCATCGCCGGGTGGCGTGGAGCGCGGGGAAATCGAGCAAAGTAGGAGTGCCGAGGCGGCGGCCCGCCTCCACTGCGGCCACGACGCTGGCAACTGTCGCTGGTCCGATCAGCCGGACGACATCCGTCCCTGGTGATCACTGTCCGCGTTGCTGGCCGCCGCATGGGCGAAGCTCAAGCTCACCCGAGAGTGAGGTGCAGCTCGGGTTGAATTTCAGTGGCGGCGTTGATCACTGTGTGGACGAGTGTTGGGGGGAGGCCGGCTGTCGCGGCCAGGCTGTCGGCGGTGGTCTGCTGGCGGTCGAGGAGTTCGGTGGCTTTGCCGAGTAGCGAGGGTTGTTCGCGGGGGCCGAGGTCGCCGGGTTCGGGGTAGCCCCACTGGGCGAGCAGGCTCATGCCGCGCCGGTAGGTGTGGTCGCGGTAGATGCCGAGGTCGCGGCCCCGGTAGACGAGGGCTTTGAGGCTGATGCCCCAGCGGCGTTTGAGTTCGTGGAGTCGTTCGAAGTCGAGGCGGGGTGGTAGTTCGTCGGCCAGGAGTGTGCTGGGGGCGAGGAACTCGGAGGCGAACGCGGTGGCCTCGCGTTCCAGGATCTGGCTGCCGGGCTCGGCGTCGTGGTGCAGGAGCAGGTGTCCGAGTTCGTGTGCGGCGTCCATCCGGGAGCGGGCCTTGTCGTTCTTGGCGGGGTTGAGGAAGACGAACGGTCGTTGGCCGTACCAGTGGGAGAAGGCGTCGACGCGTTCGGAGACCTCAGGTAGGGCGAGCACGATCACCCCGTGCGCCTCCAGGAGCCGCACGACGTGTGGCACCGGACCATCTGCGAGGCCGAACGCCTCCCGTGCCGCGGCTGCGGCGGCGCGTACGTCCTCGGGTGTGGTCGGGTCGGGCAGGTCGAGGTGCGGCAGCCGCAGCGCGGGCAGCCGTAGCCGGCGGCCGATCACCTCGACCACCCGCCAGGCGACCTCCCCGAACGCCTCCGCCTGGTCCCGCTCGGCCTGGCTGGTCGTTCGCAGGCTACGGAAGTGCGCGTGGCCCGGGGTCGCGGGCGCCGGGAAGCCGGAGGCGAAGAACTCGACCGGCATCGACAGCGCCAACGCCAGCCGGGCCAGCACCGACGCCGACGGGCGGGCCTGTCCCAGCTCGTACTGGCTGACCGCCGCCGCAGTGACACCGACCTGCCGGGCCAGTTCGTTCTTGCGCATCCGCCGCCACCGCCGGGCCAGGCCGAGCGCGTGCGGTTCGAACGCCGCCACCGCGGCGGCTGCGGGCACCGGCGGCCTCGCTGCGCCGGTCACGCCCATCGACCAACAGACCCACCAGCGGTACGGCCGTGGGCCGGGAAGGGCGGCAGAGACTCGATCGACAGCTCGGGGATCACCAGTTCGTCGTGCCGCTGCCCCGGCACACCCGCCGGGTCGCCGACCGCCGGCAGCGGTGTACCGACGGTGGTGGCGTCGCCGAACCAGAGCATCACCTCGAACCACGGCGAACCGCCGTCGCGGTTGTCGCGGGGCAGCCCGAGGTACGCGGTGGCCTCGCCGGTCGTGATGTCCCCGGTGTGCGCGACCCGCACATGGCGCTTCGGCGGCACGACACCGGAGAAAACGCCGGGGAACTGTTCCTCATCGTCGAACGCCAGCTGCCGGTCGCGGCTGTTCTCCACCGCCCCGCCGAGCCGGGCCTCGCTGCCCTCCCACCGGATCGACTCGATCCCACCCTGCAGGGAGTACAGCCGCACCACATAGCCGGAGCACAGGATCTCCAGCGAGTTGTCCTCCACCCGGACCCGCACACCGTCGATCCCGTCGAAGGTGGCCTTGCCCAGATTCGTCAGGTTGCGCCACACGGTCGTACCGAAACTCATCGCGTCGTCACCGAGCTCCGGCTCGTGACGGTCGGCGGCACGCCGGTACACCTGCCGGACCAACCCGCCCAACGGCTCCAGCACGCCTCGCTCGTCCAGCACCGCCACCGCGTCGCCCAGCAACCCCATGCCGGAAAACCTAGCCCATCCCCCTGATGATGTTGCCGAAATCAAGCGGCCGACACGCCACCGACCCGAGCCGGACCCGCCAACACGGTCGACGGCACCCGACCGATCACCGCCGTCGCCGAGTGTCCGATCGCCCGTGCCGGGTTGATCGCGGCCCTGACGGCGGTGTGCCAATCGGCGAACCGCCGGCGTGGTAGGCGGCCATTCGACCAACCGGCGACCACCGCCACCCCACGAGGTGCCAGCGCCGCACGTGCTCCGGACGCCGCCGGTACGCGTCGGCGGCTGAGCTGCTGGGCGCGGTGGGCGGCGCGTACTGGTGGGCACGGGTAGTGCTGCCCGGCGCAGAGCAGGCTCACACAGCGGGTCGGCCGGTCCGGCTGGGGCTGGTGGGCGGCGATGACGCTGGCGGCCGTCCGCCACAGCAGCACGTCGGTGACGTCCTCCGGGAGGTCACGATGCGGAGGGCGGGTGCTGTTCACGGCGGTCATGGTCGGTCTCCTCGCGTCGACGGCGCAGCGTGGCCGCCGCCGATGGCCGCACCGATGTGGCTGCGGCCAGGTCCGGCGTCGACCGGTGACCATCGACGCTCACCTCTCGCAGGAGGTCAAGTCGCCCAGAACGCCCAGCCCGACGCCGTCGCCCCCACTCTCCAATCGAGGTCTGTCAGACCTGGCGAACACTTCCCGATCTGACACCGCTCTGACAGCACCCTCCGCGACGGCACCTATCCGCTCGAATCCCCCAGGACGGCCTCTAGCACATCACTCTCACAGAAAGTCGATCTGCATGTTCGATGATCGACTATGCAATCTCCCGACTGAGCTGCTCTGTCAGTTCGCATGGCGGTCTGTGTTGCCATCCCGTCGGGCGTCACGTCGGCTCTGACAGACGCTCACCATCCTCTGACAGCCACTGGTGGACCGCCTCGCATTCGCGGCGCCACCGCCGGGCGCCGCCTCCGGGCTGTGACAGACGCGCACCGCGTCTGTCACAGGTTGTCCAAGGCCACAAGGTCTGGCACAGGACCGCTGACACCGCGATGACGCAGGCGCAGCGTCGGAGCGTCGCTGCGGCCGGCGGAAGAGTCCGTCCTCTGCCACGTTGGCACGGGTCACCCGCGGTCGTGACGTACCACGGGGCGCGGCCGTCGCGGCTGGCTGTCGTCGCGGCCACTCATGGCTGGACGCTTCTTCCCGTGGCGGCGTCGCGGATGGCCGCCCTACGGCTGGCCGGCACTGGCGCACCCTCCGGCGATATGTGTCATCAGCCAACGCCGACTGGCGTGGCCCACCGGCCACGCCGGCCTACGACACGCGGCCGGCGCCGGCCTGGCTACGTGCCGCCGCGGTGAGTGGCCGACACCGTCGAGTTGGCCACCACCACGGTGGCCACGACGCAGCCCAGGACGGCCACGGCAGCCATCGCGATGACATGGCCACTATGGCAGTGGAGATGGCCAGCACCGGCCCGACCACCGTGACCACGGCACGCGACCAGACACGGTCACCGTGGAGTGTCCGTTCTCAATCAACCTGCGGGACTGTAAAAACAACGGTGTAACTCCGATCAAGGGAGTAGCACTTGATGACGATCACGACCGATGCGGTGGACACTGCCGCTGTGCCCGGTGACGAGAAGGCCAAGCGGCCGCGTACGAAGACGACGCCAGGGGGTGTCGACCCGGCGCTGGTGTCACAGCTGGTGACCCAGGCTCGTGAGCAGGGGCTGCAGCTGTCCGGTGAGGGTGGGCTGCTGCAGCAGCTGACGAAGATCGTGCTGGAGTCGGCCCTCGATGGTGAGATCACCGACCACCTCGGCTACGACAAACACGACCAGGCCGGCGCGAACTCCGGCAACTCCCGCAACGGCAACCGGTCCAAGACGGTGCTCACCGATGTCGGGCCGGTGCAGATCGACGTGCCACGCGATCGAGCGGGCTCGTTCGAACCGGCCATCGTCAAGAAGCGTCAGCGCAGGTTGTCCGGGGTGGAGGACCTGGTGCTGTCGCTGTCGGCGAAGGGCCTGACCACCGGCGAGATCTCCGCGCATCTGGCCGAGGTCTACGGCGCCGAGGTCTCCCGCCAGACGATCTCCACCATCACCGACAAGGTGATGGACGGTATGACCGAGTGGCAGAACCGGCCCCTCGATCCGGTCTACCCGGTGGTCTTCCTCGACGCCATCAACGTCAAGATC from Micromonospora craniellae encodes the following:
- a CDS encoding GNAT family N-acetyltransferase; the encoded protein is MNSVLALMDQGAPYVKARTASDYWLYARLFASTCPVAIVDGFVVGAVIAMRSQEDPSEIYIQDVMVHPDYRREGVAAALVGSVRARAERWGCKRIYLTSEPGNAAASGAWTSMGFVNSPGDYAVNGVSIVRGFKGPGKDRAVFELTLS
- a CDS encoding TylF/MycF/NovP-related O-methyltransferase, coding for MHVPEELWPLRHEALNSIDGLALIHHLAAQACARQLPGDMVECGVYNGGSATAIALAIRGHERRLWLYDSFQGLPHPTPRDGVEATRFAGQLVGEPDRVRNRLAEAGLASDNIVIREGWFADTFTQPKPNAVALLHIDADFYEGVQAALHCFYDSVVDGGVVVLDDFAWWEGARRAFYDFCVEHDIAPITHRHGVAGALYWFKGESYVRSHETRHVRRDSSSQPGPAD
- a CDS encoding helix-turn-helix domain-containing protein encodes the protein MPAAAAVAAFEPHALGLARRWRRMRKNELARQVGVTAAAVSQYELGQARPSASVLARLALALSMPVEFFASGFPAPATPGHAHFRSLRTTSQAERDQAEAFGEVAWRVVEVIGRRLRLPALRLPHLDLPDPTTPEDVRAAAAAAREAFGLADGPVPHVVRLLEAHGVIVLALPEVSERVDAFSHWYGQRPFVFLNPAKNDKARSRMDAAHELGHLLLHHDAEPGSQILEREATAFASEFLAPSTLLADELPPRLDFERLHELKRRWGISLKALVYRGRDLGIYRDHTYRRGMSLLAQWGYPEPGDLGPREQPSLLGKATELLDRQQTTADSLAATAGLPPTLVHTVINAATEIQPELHLTLG
- a CDS encoding aminotransferase class III-fold pyridoxal phosphate-dependent enzyme, producing MNYNFRIPGHEHDLVVAGGEGAWITTTSGLRMLDFFSAFGARAFPHGCRPYEVAVATGARVMSGSLPSAAIEHAAATLIRLFPHHSTVRFCTSGTEAVQLAIRLARAATGRTRIMRFNEHYHGHLDALLGGTYSPSTYPDPAVLPDDPRATEGSPPEQVTTQNYLARWNNIDDVDSFFRAYGDSVAAVLLEPYPINAGAVAPAPGFLERIRQHCNRHNAVLIFDEIITGIRAGFGGWQATSSVRPDITLLGKMLGGGAVPVSAVLTSDAIFRLCADHRVVHGGTLNGSPLAAAAITRTIELLQAPGALSMDSLHRAGKDLLTSIHNHIQREDLKVIVTGLPAAFWIKPIGRPISARTALLRRHLLAAGVLPAAPTRIYTTAGMTENDIAEGAQRILTALRAFSQNPYAETSGGTRART
- a CDS encoding TIM barrel protein, whose amino-acid sequence is MRLSLNVSLSYNDVPLLERPRAAAAAGFEAIEIWWPFSCPDPPRDDIAALASAIRSAGVKLALLNLYGGNLGAGDRGILSHPRSTEHFYANLSAAIRLAEQTGCRTLNALYGNRNMDKTEGASDELALRHLAAAARAAADIGAFVVVESLNSVECPTYPLVTPDAVAALVQRVRGASGAEIGYLCDVYHLACMGLDPASIIRKFGEMIRHIQVADFPGRGIPGSGSIRFAEVTAALKAAEFTGFIGVECRGSEQLSRQALVGLMSLA